One Nymphaea colorata isolate Beijing-Zhang1983 chromosome 12, ASM883128v2, whole genome shotgun sequence genomic window, ACATTCTCCTCAATGGCCGCGTCAAGCTTTGACAATGCCCACAGTTCGCGACAGATGTGGCTAAGGAGATTGTGTTTTCCGGAACGAACATATATCTGTTCGGATATCTTTGGACGATGCTGTAGCTTCGGCGACCAAAAATAATTCACATTGTTCAGCTTCCGTGAACTATGTGTCCTCTAATTAGATCGAGCCGGATCCGTTcccgtccttttttttttctgttttctaaaGTCCGATCCCTTTTTGAAAGTCAGTCTCACCCCCTGACCTTATCGTCCTCTGCTTCAGCCATGGCGTCCTCGCCAATGATTTTCCCCTTGGTTCCTCTCAGTAAGGCACTGGCTCCCGTCAACAAGGCTCCGGCTTCCTTCCAGAATAGAAACCTCTGGACTACCAGATTAATGTTTCCCTCCCACCATATTCAAGCTAAACTATCTGGTCCGGTTGCAGCGGGGAAGAGCTCCAGAGGGACCGAGGTATGATCTTCTCTCCCCTTCCCCTTAGGAAAAATACTACTATCCTGTTCAAGACGCTGTACTATAATTATGGTTGGAGTGCATTTGAAACCAAGTTGGTGAACTAAAATTAAACTGGTTGTAGCCCGAAAATCGGGTTCTTTCTCCGTTTGGATGATCGGGAGCAATtaactgattttctttttcttttcttttttttttatgaagaagcTCCTCCCCAATGTATTAGAAAACCAGGTTTGAGAAAACTGATCTGGGTAATTTTCAGAGACGAAGTCATAATTCCTATACAGCAAACAAATCCTTCGGGTATTTGATTGCATCGTTAATCAAGGAAACGTTTTGAAATCAAATAACCAAACTCAGGGCTTCAATGGTCATGATGTTGGAATTTGTAGCGGAGTACTTCCTGCCCTCCATTGTCTATCCTCTTGATTAATTTCCTATTGGCCGCTTGCTGCTCCGCTGCTTGCTCTGCTCTGCTTTTCTGCCCACTGACTTGGTGCTTTCGTATGTAGGATAAGGCCGATCCACCGAGGCCGAGCTTACAGAGCTTGTCGACGCTCCCTGCGGTGGCTCCGTGGGATGATAGTGAGGGAGGCGTGTGGGTGAACATGGCCCTCTACCTCTTCCTGCTCCATATCCCCCTCAGCGTCGGGGGGCTCTCCATTGCTGCTTCCCTCCTGCGTCAGCCTCAATTCGATCCGCAGACCAAGGTAAAGTtatcctcttcttttttgttggcGTTTATTCGGCTGAACAGAAGTGTGGGATATGGGATATCTACGGTGgtcaatttttccttttctacgGTTCTTTAGGggatggttgaaaaaaaaaaacgtttacTCAACCTCttaaaaagcatgttttttttttttccggagCGTAAACAGCAGGGTTTCGTTGCAGGGATAAAActgcattttcaaaattttaacagagatcaaaatagaatttttaaattttttttatatacaataaaCTAAcacttttaaattcaatttttttaaaatatgagggAGGCCAATCCCCCTGCTGGCCCAGGCCTCCACCCTTAAATGacaacctaaaaaaaaaaaacgttattttctgaaaataattttccaattgtttttttataacttgtttccatgtttgagtgtcaaaaacaGTTTTTCTACAAATAACCTTGAGGGGGCCACATTATTCAATatctttttcaaacaaagttTTGTTAAAATTGTTTTTGTGGTCACTCAAACAATCTGAAAATGCTGTTTTGAGATAAAACAATATTTTGCCTTGAAAATGACGTTTTGAAGTGTCATTCAAGCATGCTAtgaatcaatgttgtaaaaggtgtagcgtAATGGGTATCAGTCAGGCCGACCTACATGTTGTATCGTAACGTATTGCAAACAAAGCGCAGCGTATcgtaaaatcaattttttaatttaaaaacattaaaaaatcataaaaatagagaaaaaaacaaaaatcagaaaaaattcaagaaaaatgtattcaatataaaaaaatcatcatacataaggaacattcatgtatatcaataacacattcaaaaataagaaatcagagattcaaaataacataatatgcATCCATCaccattttaaacttgaagattccatagaatcttaggacttagagcCTTAGAACTTGAAGTCTTAGCttcttaggacttagattacatcacaattcataagttcaaaacatatagttatcatctttcttGATTCAATGATAATCctcgtcatttgcatcatcatcttcatcataatatttattttcttcattaattgcATGTATCCCTTTTGTTGGAATGttaccaacattccattgctctccaACCTCTCATTCTTCAAAAAGCTCCATTGCACcttcaatgttcaaaaaatcaagatcgtcctcatcagaTTCGCAAATGGTTCTTCTTCAAGCCAAGAATCTAATACATTAGAATTGTCAAGGCTGATGGGATCAAGTTGTGTGTGATGCATCCTCGCTGATGCTGCTTCTATTTGCCTTAAgtacaacaagagaaaaactTAACAgcttgttaaaaataaaaatatatattagaattggcaattttgcataacaaatgtATTTAATTTACCTTTGTCTTAACTTCATATTCTAACGAAcaaaaacaaggtcattcaacttTTTATGTTCCAGTCTATTCTCTTCTTACTGTGGATGTGCTAAAATGCActctaatttattttacatccagttgcactgcatgtttggctgaggattcTATTTACAAGATTCTTTAATTCTGGCCAATCAAGGCCTAGCCTGCtgcaccacaaatctaataacagatggaaagtaaataCGAAATAGTAAATATATGAGCAGGtagaaacaataaataaaataacaataaaagaAGTAGATAAGATAAAGTCCTTTTTTTCTATTACCTGGATGCAAGGATGTCCTGCATCGAATTGCTGTGTCTCTCCCCATGTTATTTTAACaaatatcatatttgttgatcgacatatggacaacttttttttctctataatCACTTTCCAATAtctcaatacaatccaacatgcTATACTCAACCTCCTTGTCCTTGTTAAAAGtaggaagatatctaatagcaaGATTTAGGTAGTAGACTACTGCATGAAGTGAGCGATGAAGTTGTTCAGACCGCCTTTCATCTATAACCTTCCATATAgacatgtacaacttctttttgcCCTTCAAATTATCTCTAATGGCTTCCTTTGCTCTGTCCATAGCctcgtataaatatccaatctaaggactttcactagaggtacacaaaccTTTAATAagttcacacatgattcccaataTTTAGTGTTGAATATAATATCAACAACCGTGGTAGCCTCTCTTTTATAGGCGTGTGGATATGCAACCTAATCATCagttgaaaacatctgcctgagaggatttctttgtttgactatacctgcacagtcaaaacatttgtggcAAACTGTGTTTGTGCAAGTCGAATCAATTCAACCTCATTTATGAATTTTCTCATCAagttcaagacataagcatgattataaataaacttcatGATTTCTTAGCAACTTTGAATGTCCACatcatatcatctctttcactaAGATCTTGAAGTATTAGATTTAAACAGTAAGCAACACATGAgatccaataaaatgtcctatattgtgctgctaacatttcacttgCAGTTTTACAATTTACTGCATTATCAGTGGTAAATTGCATGACATTCTTAGGCTCATTttcttgtataactttatcaaaaatcccaCACAAAAAATCAGTAGTCTcaggagtatcagacaaatcaataGATTTTAAAAACATTGTACCTAaggggcaatatacaaggaagtttaccaatgttatGTTCTTGATGTCCATCCACGTATCTGCCATTACATTGCATCTTGTGtctttccagctcaatttcagttcatcacaatatgtcttCACATCTCTAACTGCATTATTTAGAATTTTACCTCGCGATTTATGATAAGAGGGCATTTATTCCATCAGCCTACAAAAGCGATTgcatctgctataggctgaaAATGAATAGAGTTTGCTACGTTAAAGAGAATGGATGTGTCATAGAACCCATCTCCCTATGGTATTATCTATTCTGGCAATAATATCGTTTGAACACATAGCtgtacgaatctcaggctgagcacctGTAGCAGTATAAGTGGggaaaaaattcttgatcgaaccagatCCAATACTCgacctcatagtaggtactctactaCCACTAGTCCAATAGTACGACCATGACTCCTGCCATGTCCTCATGAAATTATACTTTTacctcttctcttttttgttgCAGCTGAAGAACTACCTCTATGCATGATTCCTTTCCCTTTATCTGTTCCGAAACtcacaccaacatcttcttcttcaagctcaACATCTTTACATTCgcttccttcctcttcataCGAGTCCCCATCttcctcatttattttctttttaatcatattTGCTTTCATGGCATTAATAAGCTCCAAACATTGGTGCTTGACATAGGGTGACAATGGGTTCTCCTGAGAGCTAGTGCATTGAGCCACATTgttgtgtgtaccagctatatggtgtttaaagtGAGAGATCCCTcatgatatgatttgcttacaaaaattacatataaattttatccTCTCTTTGGGATGCACCCTTGTACACCATTACCATGCAAGGTCcaacattatatcttcacaaaacaagtaaaaaccttcttcacaaaacaagtaaaaacctACGATTAACtgtagaaaataagagaaatgaacgattcaatgGTGAAAAGGAGTAATttttttaccttcttggtgttagaaacccAAAACACCTCTTTCTCCAAGTTTCCCACAGTTCCCACTACGAGAAAGCTTCTTCACTGGCTAGTAGgctctcccaaatcgatgaatccttagtgatttttttttttgaaatggaaaaaatctCTCCCTCCAACGTCTCTTGAAGTTTTTAGAAGTAataagagagaaggagagaggagtgtttaaactttaaaacataacGCAAAAAATGGccccttttttgcatttttccttgTGTTGTACGATATGGGGGTGTATCGCTCATATCGCATGATATGGGTGATACACTTAGGATACACAAGCATATCATGTATCGTAAGCGTACTAgcatcgtacgatacatataACATTGCAATGAATATTTGAAGGATTAATTACTAATTGTTGGAACCTTGCGAACTGTTTCTATTTTTATCCACTATTTGTTAATGAGTTACAATTCGAGTAGCATGTTGTGTTCGGATGATACAACAAAAAAGAttgtttttgtgaaaactgaaaactatGTTCTGTGGCAACTTGGTTTCttaactaatttttaaaacatggtTTGTGTGTTTCGCTGACAATAtaataatgtgtttttttttcttttttttgtaaatgacATGAAACGCTTGGAGGCAGCAGTTTCTTGGATTTGTGTTTTTCACAAATTCAATTTTGACAGTTATCTAAATATGCCTTAAATGGACACAAATTGCCCTAAAAAATGACATGTAAGAGTATCACCCAAACACGCCAATATAAGTATCATGGCTTTAATAATTGATGAAAGTTTGCATACACTAACTATAACTATTTTAGTTAAGCAAGAAAGGATAAACACGCAAAAAATTATAGAGGTTTGGAGAAGAGTATCCTAtgtcatctctctttctctgatgaTATGAGTGGTACCTTTGTCAATGGAAATGTCATTATAGACTTAATAAGGGAAGATATAACAGCACATGACTACACTTTAGATGGAACAAATCTTGTGACACTGAGATATGATTTCCATTGATGATTAGAAATGCTAGCAGGTTTAGTTGCCTATTTTGACACTGAAATAACTTCTCCTTTCTTGTAACAGTTTTCTTCGGGATCCATAGGATGAGGATGAGCATCATACATTGTTTGGAAGATGGTTCTCTTATATTCTCATGCAAACCCTATATTCCTGAAAGAATGTTGAGTTTCGATCTAAGTTGTTGGAACTGATCGGTAGGCAAAGCTTCAATAAAAACAACAGCAACTTGGTGTGATTAAGGAATATGCTTGACTGCTAGCTAGCTCATTCTTAGCAATTTGATCTCTAATGAAACACATATCAACCTAAACATGCTTGCTGTGTTGTGAAAAATAGGATGAGGCCTACACCCCTATGTAGGTAGCACTAACATTGTGACACCAGATGATAGGAATGATGGAGATAGTTACCAATGGTTCTTTGAGCAAGAGGTGTAGCCATAGAACTTCT contains:
- the LOC116265463 gene encoding uncharacterized protein LOC116265463 isoform X3 gives rise to the protein MCPLIRSSRIRSRPFFFLFSKVRSLFESQSHPLTLSSSASAMASSPMIFPLVPLSKALAPVNKAPASFQNRNLWTTRLMFPSHHIQAKLSGPVAAGKSSRGTEDKADPPRPSLQSLSTLPAVAPWDDSEGGVWVNMALYLFLLHIPLSVGGLSIAASLLRQPQFDPQTKVLSLLIAVSLELVAALALLRHTANPCFKFMSLFQGNVLKERNTLKPSVVGLGLLISFAILTSMIADYFDMGSKGIPFDINCIINDMAVSSCDQFIVLHRSTFFR
- the LOC116265463 gene encoding uncharacterized protein LOC116265463 isoform X2; translation: MCPLIRSSRIRSRPFFFLFSKVRSLFESQSHPLTLSSSASAMASSPMIFPLVPLSKALAPVNKAPASFQNRNLWTTRLMFPSHHIQAKLSGPVAAGKSSRGTEDKADPPRPSLQSLSTLPAVAPWDDSEGGVWVNMALYLFLLHIPLSVGGLSIAASLLRQPQFDPQTKVLSLLIAVSLELVAALALLRHTANPCFKFMSLFQGNVLKERNTLKPSVVGLGLLISFAILTSMIADYFDMGSKFMQPFKHAGDKKPNTEGDSIEWLNISVSMHNSLLLYCSFTRRNGLQGIPFDINCIINDMAVSSCDQFIVLHRSTFFR